Genomic segment of Staphylococcus muscae:
AACTGTCGTTTCCATCATAAAAATAGTTGGTCCTACAATGAAAACGAATCCAAGTAAAATCAATGACAGCCATACATTTAAGTCACTGAGTACTTGAATGCCTTTCTTCAAGCCTCGATAAGAGCTGTATGCGAATACAATTGTAATTCCCACTAATACACAACTCTTCACAACCATACTGGAGCCATCGACACCTGTTAATTTTTCCAAACCAGCTGAAATCATTGGTACACCTAGTGCGAGTGATGTGGCAGTCCCACCGATTAAGCCAAAAATAAATAAGATATCTACTAACTTTCCAATAAATTTGTCTGTTTGGCCTTTTAAAATCGGGCGACATGCTTGGCTAATTTTGAAAACTGGTTGCTTTTTAACAAAGACTAAATAGCCAATCGGCAATGCTGGCAAAACATAAATCGCCCATGCAATCGGTCCCCAATGGAACATACCATACATTGTCGCATAACTCAGTGCGGCATCGCTCATTGGTTTGACGCCTAGTGGTGGTCCTTGAAAATAGTACGCCCACTCAATCACACCCCAATATAGAATGTTTGAACCGATACCAGCACAAAATAACATAGAAGCCCACGCAAAGTCACTAAATTCTGGTCGATCGCTTGCACGCCCTAACGTAACCGAACCATATTTTCCAAATGCAATATATAATACAAAACAAAAAATAGCGAGACCTAAAACAAGATAAGCCGCTCCAAGATTTGTTGTAACAATATCATTCATCGCCATAACAACGGCACGACTTTGTTTTGGAAAAACCATCATTGGTATAACAGCAAGCAATAAGATACATGCTGCACCACAAAAAACAATCCAATCCATCAACTTATTATTTTTATGCACCATAACTCCCCCTTGTAATTTTTTGACATAATATCTTACACCCTTTATTTTACACTAACGAAATTTATATTTTAATGCAAATTATATTCAATAATATACACACCATAAAATGAATATATATAATTGAAGTCTGATTTAAATATTATCAAAACAGTTGTTTAAAGTAATAAAAGAAGGTACATGGATTTATACAATATGTATAACGCTAATTTTTTATACATAACATTTTCATTCATTTTGAAATCATATATAAAACAAAAGAAATAGCCTATTTATTTTTCACAAAAAATTATAGACTAAATGGGTTCAAGATAATGGATGCTCGTCTCCAAATACAATTGCACATGCTAAAAAGCCTTTAACGACACATGTCTTGCGTGCTGTTAAAGGCTTTATATTTCTAAATACGATATGATGTTACGGCGCCATCTTCTGGGTCGTTTTTACCATGCACATAGTAATCCACATGTTCGGGTTCTAAAGGTTTTACACCTTTGATAATATCTGCTGCTTTTTCAGCTAACATGAGTACTGGTGAATGGATGTTTCCGTTTGTTGTTGTCGGCATAACTGATGCGTCAACAACACGTAAGTTTTCCATACCGTGTACTTTCATTGTTAATGGGTCAACAACTGCCATCGGATCTGAAGCAGGTCCCATTTTTGCACTACATGATGGGTGTAAGGCTGTTTCTGCATCACGACGTACCCAGTCTAAAATCTCTTCGTCCGTTTGAACACTTGGTCCTGGAGAGACTTCACCACCGTTATAACGATCCATCGCTGGTTGATTTAAGATGTTACGTGCAACACGAATCGCTTCTACCCATTCACGTTTATCTTCTTCTGTTGATAAATAGTTGAAGACAAATTTCGGTTTCACATATGGGTTTGTTGATGTGATTTTTAAGCTACCACGTGAGTTTGAGTACATTGGACCGACATGAACTTGATAACCATGTGCTGTTTCTGCTTTTTGCCCATCGTAACGAACTGCCAGTGGTAAGAAATGGAACATCAAGTTTGGATAAGCCACGTCATCGTTTGAACGAACGAAGCCGCCACCTTCAAAGTGGTTACTTGATGCAGCACCTGTACGGCGTGTAATCCATTCTAAACCGATGAATGGCATTTTCAACTTGTTCAAGCTTGGTTGCATTGAAACAGGTTCTTTACAAGTATGTTGAATGTATACTTCAAGGTGATCTTCAAAGTTTTCACCCACACCTGGTAAGTGTAAGCGTGGTTCGATACCTAATGTTTTTAAGTATTCTGTATCACCAATACCTGAAAGTTGTAGTAATTGTGGTGTGTTGAATGCCCCACCCGATAAGATCACTTCACGTGCTAACACTTTATGCAAGCGACCGTTACGTTTATACGTCACGCCTGTCACAGTATTTCCATCAAAATGTAGTTTTTCTACAAATGCACGTGTTTTCACTGTTAAATTTTTACGTTTCATAGCTGGACGTAAATAAGCACGTGATGCTGATACACGTTGACCGTTATGAATTTGACTGTCAAATGGGCCAAAGCCTTCTTGACGGTAACCGTTCACGTCTTGTGTCTTTTTGTAACCCGCTTCTACTGCTGCATCAAAGAACGAATGGAACAGTGGATTGTCCGCTGGTCCACGACGCAACTTGATAGGTCCATTTAACCCACGAATTGGATCATCTGGCGTTGCACCGAATGCTGTTTCTAAGCGTTTAAAGTATGGAAGACAGTGTGCATAGTCCCAAGTTTCCATCCCTTTAGCGCTCCCCCATTTTTCATAATCTAACGGGTTACCACGCTGATAGATCATACCGTTGATTGAACTTGAGCCACCGAGTACTTTACCACGTGTATGGAACACTTTACGTCCACCCATATGTGGTTCGCCATCTGTCTCATATTTCCAATCGTAGAAACGATTACCTGATGGATACATGAGTGCTGCAGGCATTTGAATGAATAAGTCCCAAGGGTAGTCACTGCGACCTGCTTCCAGTACTAACACCTTTTTATCCTTTTCTTCACTTAAACGTGCACCTAATACTGATCCGGCGCTACCGCCACCAATAATAATATAGTCGTACATTTTATCGTATGCTTTACCCATCGAACATCCTCCTAAAATTTAACTTTAAGTGATTGTTTTTCAGTGAAACCTACTTGTCTTTTTTAAACCAATTGACTGGTTCTGGATTTGTATTTGTTAAAATATGTTTCATTTCAAGGTATTCTTCTAGACCCGCAGAACCGAGTTCACGACCGATACCTGATTGTTTGTAACCACCCCATGGTGCTTGTGCAAAGTATGGGTGGAAGTCGTTAATCCAAACTGTTCCCATACGTAATTTGTTTGCGACACGTTGTGCTTTGCCAACATCTTTTGAGAACACACCGCCTGCAAGACCATAGATTGAGTCATTAGCGAGACGAATGGCTTCTTCTTCTGTATCGAATCCTTCAATTGTCACAACAGGTCCGAACACCTCTTCTTGAACGATACGCATTGATGTGTCACAGTTTGTAATGACTGTTGGTTCAAAGAAAAAGCCGTCTTGTAAGTCTTCACGATCAGGGCGTTTACCACCAATCGCAATGGTTGCGCCTTCTTCTTTAGCAACGTCCATATAGCTTTCAACTTTTTCTCGATGTTCCGCTGAAATCAGTGGTCCCATTTCTGTTGTATCGTCAAAGCCATTGCCCATTTTAATATGTTTCACACGGTCAATTAATGCCGCTTCAAATTCATCTTTGATCGCATTATGAACGATTAAACGAGAACCTGCTGAACATACTTGACCTGCATGGAAATACGCACCGTTCAATGCTTGGTCAACCGCTAAGTCAAAGTCTGCATCATCAAATACAACATTCGGGTTCTTACCACCTAGCTCTAATGCCACTTTCGTTACATTGTCAGCTGCTTGTTTCATAATGCGTTTCCCTGTTTTGATACCACCTGTAAATGATACTAAGTCCACTTCTGGATGTGTTGACATGATGTCACCAATTTCAGAACCTGCTCCTAACACAAGGTTGATAACGCCTTTCGGGAAACCAACTTCTTCCATCAATTCAAATACGCGAATTGTTGTTAACGGTGTGATTTCACTTGGTTTCATCACAAGTGAACAACCTGTTGCTAATGCTGGTGCAATCTTCCATGATGCTTGAAGCAATGGATAGTTCCAAGGTGTGATTTGTGTCACAACACCGATTGGTTCTTTGACAACTTTACTCTCAGTATTTGGAATTGGTGAGTCGATTAATTCGCCACCATCTTTATCTGCTAAACCAGCAAAGTACATGAATACGTTATGAATATCATCCATGTCTGCACGAGACTCTTCTAGTGTCTTACCTGTATCTAAAGTCTCTAATTCTGCTAAGTTTTCACGATTTTTTTTAATTTTGTCAGCAAGTTCACGTACTTTTTGCCCTTTATATTCAGCCGTTGCTTGTGCATATTCTCCTTCATCAAATGAACGACGTGCTGCTAGAATGGCACGTTCCACATCTTCTGTTGTACCTTCTGCAACAGTTAAAATGACTTCTTGATTGTATGGATTAATAATGTCACGTGTGTTTTGATTGCTACTTCCAACCCACTCACCATCGATAAATTGACGGCGTGATAAATTTTTAATTGATTCCATCCTATACACCTCTGTTAAGTTTGTTAAGTTTTTATTTAACGAATCTCACAAAGTTAACTCTAACACAGGTTTTAAAATAGTGTCAACTTTCCCTCTGGTATACTATTGAATACATAGCTCTTTTTTTAAAAATTACATCTTTTTAACAGAAAAACTTGTGTTTCCGTTAAAAAGAAGCGTACAATTTAGCCGATAGGTTTCTTAAGGGAGGTGACCATAAAATGACAAATGGGGCAGATTATGCATCACAATTAGAAGCAGCAAAAGATATTGTTATCAATTCTATCGCAGAGACGATGGATTTATATGGAATTAATCGCAGTACAGGAAATTTATACGGCACAATGTTGTTTGAAGACAGCATGACATTGGATGAGATGCGTAGTGAATTACAGATGAGTAAACCAAGTATGAGTGCAGGGGTCAAAAAGTTACAAGAGTTTGATGTGGTCAAACAACGCTTCACACGTGGAAGCCGTAAACAGCACTTTGAAGCTGAAAAAGACTTCTTTGCTTTTTTCAGCAACTTTTTCACACAAAAATGGTATCGTGAGATCAAGATTAATATGGCTGCCTTACAAGAAGCAGAAGCGATGATTGATGCGATTATAGCGGCGGATGATGTGGAGAATGACGTGAAACAAGAGGCGCAAGAAGTCAAAGCACACATGACACATTCACGGTTATATTACCAATGGCTCAACTCAATTAGTGATGCGATTAAATCAGGAGAAATATTTAAATACTTTCCAATACCAGATGAAAATGCTTAAAAAAGAAGTCTGACACACGCTTGTCAGACTTCTTTTTTGCTATAAATTATTATCTTCATCATCTTTTTCACTCACTTGCAAAATACGCAATGAACGACGCTCAATCTTTTTAAAACGCTCTGCACGAGTTTGTAATGCAATGCGGTCACCAGACAAGATCATCATAAATGATATCATGATAATAACAAAGATGACGATGAGTGGTACACCGGCGACGATGGATGCTGTTTGCAAGATTTCTAATGCACGTTCGCCACCGACGAGCATTAATGAGAATGGCAATAAGCATAATGCAAACGCCCAGAACAAACGATTCATTTTGAGCGGTTCACCTTTCACACGTAATTGCGTTGCTGCTGCTACGATATATGACGCAGAATCAAACGTTGTCACTAAGAATAAAAACGCTGATAGGATAAACAAAGCAATCAGTACCGGCGCAAACGGCAGATGATTCACAACTTCAATAATGGTTGCTTCTGTACCATGTGAATTCAAGAATGAAATCACATCGAACTGACCTGTAATTTGTAAATATGTCGCATAGTTTCCGAAAATACCAAAGAACAGCACACAGCCAAATGTCCCATAAACAATCGTTCCGAGAATCACTTCTTTCAATGTACGTCCTCTTGAAATACGTGCAATGAATAGTCCAATAAATGGCGCATATACAATCCACCAAGCCCAGTAGAAAATGGTCCATTGTTGTGGGAAGTTCGTCTCTTCACGACCACCCACACCACCAAATGGTTCTAACCATGTTGCCATTTGGAAGAAGTTTTTAATCATATTGCCGAAACTTGTAACAGTTGTTTCCATAATAAAAATAGTCGGTCCAATAATAAAAACAAAACCGAGTAATAGGAATGACAACCAAACATTCAAGTCGCTCAATACTTGAATACCTTTTTTCAGTCCACGATAAGAACTGTAAGCAAAGACGATTGTAATACCTACTAAGACACAACTTTTCACAACCATGCTGGAACCATCCACACCCGTCAATTTCTCTAGTCCAGCCGAAATCATCGGCACACCGAGTGCAAGTGACGTTGCAGTCCCACCGATCAAACCAAAAATAAATAAAATGTCAACGAGTTTACCGATAAAACCATCTGTTTGTCCTTTTAAGATTGGACGGCATGCTTGGCTAATTTTAAAAATGGGTTGTTTCTTTACGAAGACTAAATAGCCAATCGGCAATGCAGGCAAGACGTAAATCGCCCACGCAATTGGTCCCCAATGAAACATGCCATACATTGTGGCATAACTTAGTGCTGTATCACTCATCGGTTCCGCACCTTGTGGCGGTCCTTGATAGTAATATGCCCACTCGATGACACCCCAGTATAAAATGTCTGAGCCGATACCAGCACAGAAAAGCATAGACGCCCATGCGAAGTCGCTAAATTCTGGTCGATCGCTTGCACGTCCTAATGTGACCGAACCATATTTACCGAACGCAATATATAATACAAAACAAAAAATGGCGAGACCTAACACGAGGTACGTCGCACCTAAATTTGTTGTAACAAATTCATTCATCGCTACAACGACGGAACGACTTTGTTTTGGAAATACCATCATCGGTATCACAGCGAGTAACAATACAAACGCTGCACCACAAAATACGATCCAATCCATTAATTTATTATCCTTATGCACAGTGAATCCCCCTTCATTAATCTGTTGCACGATCTGAGATAACTTCTGCTTTAGACTAACGAAGTTTACATTTTAATGCAAATTCAATTCAATAACATACACGTTTTATTATGAATATATATAACTAAAATAACAATCAAACATTGTTAAAACAACGGTGTAAAGTAGGTTAATAACGTTAAGTAATTACTTAACGTTGAATTTTTATACATTTGAAACTAATAATTATTTATTTTAAAATCATTAAAAATACCTACCTTTCTAAAAAAGTAGGTATGTCATGATATTAAGTTAAATATTGGGACCATACAATCTCGCACTGTCATCGATTGCTGCACCAGTTAGACGTTTTTCTAAACTATGATGCCAGCTTTCAGGTGTAAAATCTGCTTCTTGTAATACTTTTATGTCTGTCTTATCAGCTTTCCCTTGTAATGTGTCATTCATCCGCTGAATCGTCCAATCAGGATATGGTCGCTCTTGCAGCACTAGTACATCGCCTTGTTGGATATAACCTTCTTGCAACACACGATAGTACCAGCCTGTTTTACCTGTGTCTTCTAACATTTTCGCAAACTCAAGAATTCCTAACCGACGACTTGGTTTCCAGCATGGGCGTCTCGGTTGAGAAACCTGTATCACTGCTTCTCCGACTTGATAAACATCACCGATACAAACCGTTTGTTCATTCATACCTATCACAGAAATATTTTCCCCATTACTCCCCGTAGGAATTTCTTGCTCGTATTGCGCACTAAACACTGGGTAATAATCTGCGGCATATGCGAATAATGCTTTTTCTGTTCCACCATGATGGCGGGTATCTCCGACAGCATCACCTTGAAGCCCTTCCGTTCCAAGCCATACCGGTTCTGAGATTTCTCGTTTAAAAGCCGCAGTCGTCCATGTTTGTGACATCAAGTCTGTCGCATTTGCATCGCCGTGTTCCTTTACTTTGCCTACATAAAGTTTTTGAATTTGACGTGTCATCGTGTTTCCCCTTTCTTTTCATTACTATACAACACATTTATTACCTTCATTATCGCACAAACTTTATACTTGTGTCCGACATAGATGCCTTATACACTATCATTAAACAATAAAGATAAAGGTGGCAACAACTTATGCAACATGCGTTATATCAACATGGCACATTAGGCACCCTGATGGCAGGTGCACTGGAAGGGACATGCAGTATTGACACGTTACTTCAACACGGCGATCATGGGATTGCGACATTAACGGGCTCCGATGGCGAAGTAATTTTTGTCGACGGTCAAGCATTCCATGCGACAACAACAGACGATAAAGTGCGCATACTTTCTGGGGAAGCGCTCACACCTTATGCATCTGTCTCAAAATTCTCAGCAGATACGGCTTTTGAAGCAACTGCCGCAAACCACGAAGCGTTGTATCAACAAATTCGTGAACGCATGCTGAGCGAGAATCTATTTGCAATGATTAAAATTAAAGGGACATTCAGTCACATGCACGTTCGCATCATGCCAAAACAGGATCCACCGTATACACGTTTGGTTACTTCTGCTAAAGCGCAACCTGAATATCACCGTCAGCACATCTCAGGTACAATCGTTGCAGTCTATACACCCGAAGCATTTCACGGCATTGGTGCCGCTGGCTTTCATGCACACTTCATTTCAGAAGATCAGCAGTTTGTTGGACACATTTTAGACTTTGACTTGGCAGAAGGAACTGTTCAAATTCAAAACTGCGCAACCTTGGAACAACACTTATCAACCGACCCAAGCTTCATCAATAAAACATTCGACTATCAAGATATCGCCGAAGACATCCGCCAAGCAGAATAAAGAACGAGGTTGTGAGAGAAGCGTTTAGGGATTGAGCAGAACCCAAGCAATTCTCAAAATAGCTTTTTTATTTTGGGGAATTGCGACGTTCTGTCGAAAGCCCTGCTTCTCGAACACTGACATCACGAGGTTGTGAGAGAAGCGTTTAGGGATTGAGCAGAATTCGAATGATGAGTAAAGTCCTTTTTTACGCCCCTGAACACTAACAGCCCATTCACTTCAATTCGTGTGAATGGGCTGTTGTTTATGTTATTTATTTTCGTAAAATTTAAAGATACGCTCTGCATTTTCTACATTATTCATATTCCCTCGAAAGGCTTCAGAGCCCGGACCGTAAGCGTAAGTATTCGTATCTACGCCAGTGTGTCCAGATGATGTCCATCCTGTTTTTGAAGCATCATTGATAGGGTGTTGAATCGCATCTTGCAACGCTTGATATTGTTTTTCGTATTTCTCTTCATCTTTTTTCTTATTTAGTTTCGCTAACTGATCTGCTTCTTGTTTTATCTTTTTCATTTCTTTCTTATCAACATCAAAACCGTAACCTGCTTGAATCGTATCATCGATTGATTCTCCTGATGCAATCTGTTCTGTCATCCATTGTGGCGAATGCTTCATATTACGTATTGGCTCTGCATCCCACGCATATTCTCCATCTTTTCCTACCGATAAACCACCAGTTGAATGGTCTGCTGTCGCTACGACGAGTGTATCTGGATTTGATTCGGCATATGCCATCGCATCTTCAAATGCCTTCTCGAATCCTTTCATCTCTGACATCACACCTGTTACATCGTGTGTATGACCTTGCTTATCAATTGATGCGCCTTCTACCATTAAGAAAAAGCCATCTTCATCTTTAGACAAACGATCCAAAGCTGATTTTTGCATATCAGCTAGACTCGGATTATCATCAGGTGCATCGATTTGTAGTGGCATATTTTCATCTGCAAATAACCCCAATACTTGGTCACTGTCTGATTCAGTTAATCCTTCCTTATTCGTTACGACATCATAGCCATCTTTTTCAAATTGCTTATCAAGGTTCCCGTTTTCTTTACCAAAATATTTTGCGCCACCACCGAGTAACACATCTACCTTATGTGCGTCTTCAATGCGTTCGTCATAAAATTGTTGCGCAATCTCATTCTTTTTATCTCGGTCTGTCACGTGTGCTGCATAGGCTGCAGGTGTCGCATCTGTCAACTCAGCTGTTGTCACTAACCCCGTTGACTTACCGATTGACTTAGCACGTTCTAATACGGTCTCCACTTTTTTTTGGTTTTCATCAACACCAATCGCACCATTGTATGTTTTATGCCCTGAACTAATCGCTGTACCTGCTGCTGCTGAATCTGTAACATTTTCTTCTTTATCTGCCGAGTATGTACGTTGACTTCCGACAAAATAATCATCAAAAGCTGTTTCTTCCATTTCTTCTGTATCCGGATTATCAGCAAAATATCGATATGCTGTTTGGTAGGACGGTCCCATACCATCTCCAACCATGAAAATAATATTTTTAGGACTTTCTTTATCGCCGTAGACAGTCACTTGATCTTGGTGCTGACTGTTTGCTTTGACTTCAGGTGCCGTCCCTAAAATTGATGCACTGACTAATGAACTTGCAATCATGATACTGCCTAAAGATGAACGTAATTTCATGCTTCAAAAACCCCTTTTCAATATTAGATTCAATGTCATTATAGTTTTAATTTTTGAAGAGAATTTGAATTAAAT
This window contains:
- the cudC gene encoding choline uptake/conversion transcriptional regulator CudC, giving the protein MTNGADYASQLEAAKDIVINSIAETMDLYGINRSTGNLYGTMLFEDSMTLDEMRSELQMSKPSMSAGVKKLQEFDVVKQRFTRGSRKQHFEAEKDFFAFFSNFFTQKWYREIKINMAALQEAEAMIDAIIAADDVENDVKQEAQEVKAHMTHSRLYYQWLNSISDAIKSGEIFKYFPIPDENA
- the betB gene encoding betaine-aldehyde dehydrogenase; this translates as MESIKNLSRRQFIDGEWVGSSNQNTRDIINPYNQEVILTVAEGTTEDVERAILAARRSFDEGEYAQATAEYKGQKVRELADKIKKNRENLAELETLDTGKTLEESRADMDDIHNVFMYFAGLADKDGGELIDSPIPNTESKVVKEPIGVVTQITPWNYPLLQASWKIAPALATGCSLVMKPSEITPLTTIRVFELMEEVGFPKGVINLVLGAGSEIGDIMSTHPEVDLVSFTGGIKTGKRIMKQAADNVTKVALELGGKNPNVVFDDADFDLAVDQALNGAYFHAGQVCSAGSRLIVHNAIKDEFEAALIDRVKHIKMGNGFDDTTEMGPLISAEHREKVESYMDVAKEEGATIAIGGKRPDREDLQDGFFFEPTVITNCDTSMRIVQEEVFGPVVTIEGFDTEEEAIRLANDSIYGLAGGVFSKDVGKAQRVANKLRMGTVWINDFHPYFAQAPWGGYKQSGIGRELGSAGLEEYLEMKHILTNTNPEPVNWFKKDK
- the betA gene encoding choline dehydrogenase; protein product: MGKAYDKMYDYIIIGGGSAGSVLGARLSEEKDKKVLVLEAGRSDYPWDLFIQMPAALMYPSGNRFYDWKYETDGEPHMGGRKVFHTRGKVLGGSSSINGMIYQRGNPLDYEKWGSAKGMETWDYAHCLPYFKRLETAFGATPDDPIRGLNGPIKLRRGPADNPLFHSFFDAAVEAGYKKTQDVNGYRQEGFGPFDSQIHNGQRVSASRAYLRPAMKRKNLTVKTRAFVEKLHFDGNTVTGVTYKRNGRLHKVLAREVILSGGAFNTPQLLQLSGIGDTEYLKTLGIEPRLHLPGVGENFEDHLEVYIQHTCKEPVSMQPSLNKLKMPFIGLEWITRRTGAASSNHFEGGGFVRSNDDVAYPNLMFHFLPLAVRYDGQKAETAHGYQVHVGPMYSNSRGSLKITSTNPYVKPKFVFNYLSTEEDKREWVEAIRVARNILNQPAMDRYNGGEVSPGPSVQTDEEILDWVRRDAETALHPSCSAKMGPASDPMAVVDPLTMKVHGMENLRVVDASVMPTTTNGNIHSPVLMLAEKAADIIKGVKPLEPEHVDYYVHGKNDPEDGAVTSYRI
- a CDS encoding BCCT family transporter, which gives rise to MDWIVFCGAAFVLLLAVIPMMVFPKQSRSVVVAMNEFVTTNLGATYLVLGLAIFCFVLYIAFGKYGSVTLGRASDRPEFSDFAWASMLFCAGIGSDILYWGVIEWAYYYQGPPQGAEPMSDTALSYATMYGMFHWGPIAWAIYVLPALPIGYLVFVKKQPIFKISQACRPILKGQTDGFIGKLVDILFIFGLIGGTATSLALGVPMISAGLEKLTGVDGSSMVVKSCVLVGITIVFAYSSYRGLKKGIQVLSDLNVWLSFLLLGFVFIIGPTIFIMETTVTSFGNMIKNFFQMATWLEPFGGVGGREETNFPQQWTIFYWAWWIVYAPFIGLFIARISRGRTLKEVILGTIVYGTFGCVLFFGIFGNYATYLQITGQFDVISFLNSHGTEATIIEVVNHLPFAPVLIALFILSAFLFLVTTFDSASYIVAAATQLRVKGEPLKMNRLFWAFALCLLPFSLMLVGGERALEILQTASIVAGVPLIVIFVIIMISFMMILSGDRIALQTRAERFKKIERRSLRILQVSEKDDEDNNL
- a CDS encoding MOSC domain-containing protein; protein product: MTRQIQKLYVGKVKEHGDANATDLMSQTWTTAAFKREISEPVWLGTEGLQGDAVGDTRHHGGTEKALFAYAADYYPVFSAQYEQEIPTGSNGENISVIGMNEQTVCIGDVYQVGEAVIQVSQPRRPCWKPSRRLGILEFAKMLEDTGKTGWYYRVLQEGYIQQGDVLVLQERPYPDWTIQRMNDTLQGKADKTDIKVLQEADFTPESWHHSLEKRLTGAAIDDSARLYGPNI
- a CDS encoding alkaline phosphatase → MKLRSSLGSIMIASSLVSASILGTAPEVKANSQHQDQVTVYGDKESPKNIIFMVGDGMGPSYQTAYRYFADNPDTEEMEETAFDDYFVGSQRTYSADKEENVTDSAAAGTAISSGHKTYNGAIGVDENQKKVETVLERAKSIGKSTGLVTTAELTDATPAAYAAHVTDRDKKNEIAQQFYDERIEDAHKVDVLLGGGAKYFGKENGNLDKQFEKDGYDVVTNKEGLTESDSDQVLGLFADENMPLQIDAPDDNPSLADMQKSALDRLSKDEDGFFLMVEGASIDKQGHTHDVTGVMSEMKGFEKAFEDAMAYAESNPDTLVVATADHSTGGLSVGKDGEYAWDAEPIRNMKHSPQWMTEQIASGESIDDTIQAGYGFDVDKKEMKKIKQEADQLAKLNKKKDEEKYEKQYQALQDAIQHPINDASKTGWTSSGHTGVDTNTYAYGPGSEAFRGNMNNVENAERIFKFYENK
- a CDS encoding BCCT family transporter, coding for MDWIVFCGAACILLLAVIPMMVFPKQSRAVVMAMNDIVTTNLGAAYLVLGLAIFCFVLYIAFGKYGSVTLGRASDRPEFSDFAWASMLFCAGIGSNILYWGVIEWAYYFQGPPLGVKPMSDAALSYATMYGMFHWGPIAWAIYVLPALPIGYLVFVKKQPVFKISQACRPILKGQTDKFIGKLVDILFIFGLIGGTATSLALGVPMISAGLEKLTGVDGSSMVVKSCVLVGITIVFAYSSYRGLKKGIQVLSDLNVWLSLILLGFVFIVGPTIFMMETTVTSFGNMLKNFFQMATWLEPFGGMGDREETNFPQQWTVFYWAWWIVFAPFIGLFIARISKGRTLKEVILGTIVYGTFGCTLFFGIFGNYATYLQITGQFDVISFLNKYGTEATIIEVVNHLPFAPVIIALFVLSAFLFLVTTFDSASYIVASATQLRVTGEPIKLNRLFWAFALCLLPFSLMLVGGERALEILQTASIVAGVPLIVIFIIIMISFIMMLSADRIALQTRAERFKKIERRSLSILQVSERDEEDNNL
- the budA gene encoding acetolactate decarboxylase translates to MQHALYQHGTLGTLMAGALEGTCSIDTLLQHGDHGIATLTGSDGEVIFVDGQAFHATTTDDKVRILSGEALTPYASVSKFSADTAFEATAANHEALYQQIRERMLSENLFAMIKIKGTFSHMHVRIMPKQDPPYTRLVTSAKAQPEYHRQHISGTIVAVYTPEAFHGIGAAGFHAHFISEDQQFVGHILDFDLAEGTVQIQNCATLEQHLSTDPSFINKTFDYQDIAEDIRQAE